A single window of Modestobacter italicus DNA harbors:
- a CDS encoding glycoside hydrolase family 13 protein, with product MASRLATVRTPAEHSLASGQAPADWWRTAVVYQVYLRSFADSNGDGIGDLAGLRSRLPYLSWLGVDALWINPHYPSGGADGGYDIVDYRAVDPDYGDVADLEAVVADARQLGLRVILDVVPNHTSDRHPWFQTALADPDSAEAARYHFAPPSDEPPNNWQSLFGGPAWSRTPDGRWYLHLFAPEQPDLNWRDPAVAADFDRTLRFWLDRGVSGFRVDVAYGLFKDAELRDNPGSYSPTLFGHGPEQAMTWNQPEVHDVWRRWRSICDEYPDTMLVGEVCLADLEQVALYSRPDEMHQSFSFRLLKSRWSVEAFADGVQTALDAFGRVGAPVSWVLGNHDKDRQVSRFGGGALGTSRARAAALMMLALPGSPYLYAGDELGLPQAVVPDEAKLDPIFWRSGGARAGRDGCRVPMPWNDSAGVGFSPDGAAQPWLPIPAEWEGFAVSRQTRDGGSMLTLYRRALALRAAHPALGSGDATVETQGDVLTVRSTGDDETVRCVVNMGTGTVLVPNPGSVLLASSTHVKASAATVALPPDTAVWLVED from the coding sequence ATGGCATCCCGGCTCGCAACGGTGCGGACCCCGGCGGAGCACTCCCTCGCGTCGGGGCAGGCCCCGGCCGACTGGTGGCGGACCGCCGTGGTCTACCAGGTCTACCTGCGCTCCTTCGCCGACAGCAACGGTGACGGGATCGGCGACCTCGCCGGTCTCCGCTCCCGGCTGCCCTACCTGTCCTGGCTCGGGGTCGACGCGCTGTGGATCAACCCGCACTACCCCTCGGGCGGCGCGGACGGCGGCTACGACATCGTCGACTACCGGGCGGTGGACCCCGACTACGGCGACGTGGCCGACCTCGAGGCCGTCGTCGCCGACGCCCGGCAGCTCGGCCTGCGGGTGATCCTCGACGTCGTCCCGAACCACACCTCCGACCGGCACCCCTGGTTCCAGACGGCGCTCGCCGACCCGGACTCCGCGGAGGCCGCCCGCTACCACTTCGCGCCGCCCTCGGACGAGCCGCCGAACAACTGGCAGTCGCTCTTCGGCGGGCCGGCCTGGTCCCGCACGCCGGACGGCCGCTGGTACCTGCACCTGTTCGCGCCCGAGCAGCCCGACCTGAACTGGCGGGACCCGGCTGTGGCCGCCGACTTCGACCGCACCCTGCGGTTCTGGCTGGACCGCGGCGTGAGCGGCTTCCGGGTCGACGTCGCCTACGGGTTGTTCAAGGACGCCGAGCTGCGGGACAACCCGGGCAGCTACTCCCCCACCCTGTTCGGGCACGGGCCGGAGCAGGCGATGACCTGGAACCAGCCCGAGGTGCACGACGTGTGGCGGCGCTGGCGGTCGATCTGCGACGAGTACCCGGACACGATGCTGGTCGGTGAGGTCTGCCTGGCCGACCTGGAGCAGGTGGCGCTGTACTCGCGGCCCGACGAGATGCACCAGTCCTTCTCCTTCCGGCTGCTCAAGTCGCGGTGGTCCGTGGAGGCCTTCGCCGACGGCGTGCAGACCGCGCTCGACGCCTTCGGCCGGGTCGGCGCCCCGGTCTCCTGGGTGCTGGGCAACCACGACAAGGACCGGCAGGTGAGCCGGTTCGGCGGCGGCGCCCTGGGCACCTCCCGGGCCCGCGCGGCCGCGCTGATGATGCTGGCGCTGCCGGGCTCGCCGTACCTGTACGCCGGCGACGAGCTAGGGCTGCCGCAGGCCGTCGTCCCGGACGAGGCGAAGCTCGACCCGATCTTCTGGCGCAGCGGCGGCGCGCGGGCCGGCCGGGACGGCTGCCGGGTGCCGATGCCGTGGAACGACTCGGCCGGCGTCGGCTTCTCCCCCGACGGCGCGGCGCAGCCGTGGCTGCCGATCCCGGCGGAGTGGGAGGGGTTCGCCGTCTCCCGGCAGACCCGGGACGGCGGCTCGATGCTGACCCTCTACCGGCGGGCGCTCGCGCTGCGCGCGGCCCACCCGGCGCTCGGTTCCGGCGACGCGACCGTCGAGACGCAGGGTGACGTGCTGACCGTGCGCAGCACCGGGGACGACGAGACAGTGCGCTGCGTGGTGAACATGGGCACCGGGACCGTGCTGGTGCCCAACCCGGGCTCGGTGCTGCTGGCCTCCTCCACGCACGTCAAGGCCTCGGCCGCCACCGTGGCGCTGCCGCCGGACACCGCCGTCTGGCTCGTCGAGGACTGA
- a CDS encoding DUF4396 domain-containing protein, which yields MEHTRELTSVSWAAARQATLHCLTGCAIGEVLGMVIGTALGLPDAGTVALAVALAFVFGYALTMRAVLRAGLPFRQALGVALAADTVSITVMEVIDNAVMLSVPGAMEAGLSSALFWLSLAGSLAVAFVLTVPVNRWLMSRGRGHAVVHAHHH from the coding sequence ATGGAACACACCAGGGAACTGACCTCGGTCAGCTGGGCGGCGGCCCGGCAGGCCACGCTGCACTGCCTCACCGGCTGCGCCATCGGTGAGGTCCTCGGGATGGTCATCGGGACGGCGCTGGGCCTGCCCGACGCCGGCACCGTGGCCCTGGCCGTCGCGCTGGCCTTCGTCTTCGGCTACGCGCTCACCATGCGCGCGGTCCTGCGCGCCGGGCTGCCGTTCCGGCAGGCCCTGGGCGTGGCCCTCGCCGCCGACACCGTCTCGATCACCGTCATGGAGGTCATCGACAACGCCGTGATGCTGTCGGTGCCCGGCGCGATGGAGGCCGGGCTCAGCAGCGCGCTGTTCTGGCTGTCGCTGGCCGGGTCGCTCGCGGTGGCCTTCGTGCTCACCGTCCCGGTCAACCGCTGGCTGATGAGCCGTGGCCGCGGGCACGCCGTCGTCCACGCGCACCACCACTGA